In one window of Vulpes vulpes isolate BD-2025 chromosome 1, VulVul3, whole genome shotgun sequence DNA:
- the MDC1 gene encoding mediator of DNA damage checkpoint protein 1 isoform X2 — protein sequence MEDTQAINWEVEEEEETERPSEALGRGLEPVGRLHIFSSAHGPEKDFPLYLGKNMVGRMPDCSVTLPFSSISKQHAVIEILAWDKAPVLQDCGSLNGTQVLRPPKVLSPGVSHRLRDQELILFADLPCQYHRLNVPLPFVSRGPLTVEETPRVQGGTQPQGLLLAEDSEEEVDSPSERCVVKEPRTSPLAAVVPESDEEGPSPAPDGPGPPFAFNLDSDTDEEESQHSAAGEASLSARRGSTAETEQLKAMTPATQLGKDQCSVKERNNNTKVERDARNGVVSLGGILERNRSAGEDSDTDVDESRPPVRPAEVHLERAQPSEFIDSDTDVEEERIPATPAVVPMKKRQIFHRVSTKSLQEPALVHLQENPAGSDTDVEESEIQPAVPLERNQISMVIDSNTDDEEEVLAALTLARLKESGSDTWNRGTDVEEDRAQPVALLEQSQTSAGRDSKTDMEEEGLPMENRRTVPKCHTDKACSEKRQFPLQDNDLEVDKSLLEVHLERNQASATIDITQVEEKVLPGPAVILVEKHQVPVVWTNQTNVEVEGDQAKLPVMHLGEPQPPLSEDCGTDVEEDTSLAASLVADTGKHQLLAEGDAGTESAAPVLEQERVLEARAQGDSLVSQVEQDLLPVSKENLIDQVVDTGTSGETIQPQREGAQTPTERKREPHVDRTKNSGDNHGDSEDLDLQATQCFVERENQSPEVQNMEDEATQAFLATLPQESGPSCYSFQASGALDEPWEVLATQPFCPRESEAPEPQPIAAHIDAHGSCPSTPRTAPQAQHPESPVHAEPLGIQGRGMQTVEKDMGTPREAPEEVAPERGPLDRETKKLPAGEREDVLGEELTRGIQVLARDNQEQESDQKVKSASTERNMESLNIEIEVPREAQEKETEKQSIAREIFEREAEKPVLEREGEPSGLGMKVPEVKLERGPQRGEIEKGSQDQEGQASSLTPEPSAGMGAQQGLASVPGASGSQSGGAPMSPSRQERGHLTCKAPPAEKASVGDQESADAHLPAAVPEASTPHHNPLLSQSQKHPVSQPFLSSSPSSLEPIPRTRQNGNQEVPGTPLSSEMEPLYPKSRVRLRGSSRKALSAISSLALEPHSTIPTDQPLCPEPTSRVTRGRTRRSSLKTPELLVPEVQPSTSKDQSVTAEPISQGRTRKSVKTPEPVVSTATQSRALRSSVKTPKVDISTTPALQPSTSKDQPVTPEPTSQVTWGRTRRSSVKIPEPTVPTAPALQPSTSEDQSVITEHTSGGTHSRTRRSSVKTPEPIVPTAPEVQPTISKDQPVTPEPTSPITWGRTRRSSVKTPEPTVPTAPELQPSTSKDHSVITEPTSGATHSRTHRSSLKTPKPTVPTATELQPTTHKGQPVTPKRISQGRTPKSSSKTPTSVVSTVPELQACTPTDQPVTPKLAFQATRGRTQRSSIKTPETVAPTVPEPQPSISTDQPVTPEPTSRATRGRTHRSFVKMLQPIEPTAPDLESVTPTDQLFSPKVQGSQGKMLRSSTISAVPVLTTPEFQPSVPTDQPIPPEPISQANCSRRLRATRNHKSLIAPIICEPYSALPEPKSRSSRNQRQRAVRAVESLRTIPKPAFAQLPEAPTHATQIHKLEAAGRSEFTLGPQPKASQSHKRPLATVDSPPPQKRHQRGEVTQETVFLKEEEEDPMERPREEEDVVVPGPGKRKRDQAEEEPKGIPSRSLRRTKPNQESTAPKVLFTGVVDARGERVVLALGGSLASSVAEASHLVTDRVRRTVKFLCALGRGIPILSLDWLHQSRKAGCFLPPDEYVVTDPEQEKNFGFSLRDALSRARKQRLLEGYEIHVTPGVQPPPPQMGEIISCCGGTVLPSMPRSYKPQRVVITCSQDFPRCSIPFRIGLPILSPEFLLTGVLKQEAKPEAFIFSTLEMSSS from the exons ATGGAGGACACCCAGGCTATCAACTGGGAGgttgaagaagaggaggagacagagagacccAGTGAAGCCTTGGGGCGTGGCTTAGAGCCTGTAGGGCGGTTGCATATCTTCAGTAGTGCCCATGGACCAGAAAAAG ATTTTCCCCTGTATCTTGGGAAGAATATGGTAGGCCGAATGCCTGATTGCTCTGTGACCCTGCCCTTTTCATCCATCTCCAAACAACATGCAGTCATTGAAATCTTGGCCTGGGACAAGGCACCTGTCCTCCAAGATTGTGGCAGCCTCAATGGTACTCAAGTCCTAAGGCCTCCTAAGGTCCTAAGCCCAGGGGTGAGTCATCGGCTGAGGGACCAGGAGTTGATTCTCTTTGCTGACTTGCCCTGCCAGTACCATCGCCTGAATGTCCCCCTGCCCTTTGTTTCCCGGGGCCCTCTAACTGTAGAAGAGACACCCAGGGTACAGGGAGGAACTCAACCCCAGGGGCTCCTGTTGGCTGAGGACTCGGAGGAGGAAGTAG ATTCTCCTTCTGAAAGGTGTGTGGTGAAAGAACCAAGGACCTCCCCTTTGGCAGCAGTAGTTCCAGAGAG TGATGAAGAGGGGCCTTCTCCTGCCCCAGATGGCCCTGGGCCACCTTTTGCCTTCAACCTGGACAGTGACACAGATGAGGAAGAAAGTCAGCATTCAGCAGCGGGAGAGGCCTCCTTATCTGCCAGAAGAGGCTCCACTGCAGAAACAGAACAGCTGAAAGCTATGACACCTGCAACCCAGCTTGGAAAGGATCAGTGTTCAGTGAAGGAGAGGAACAATAACACAAAAGTTGAGAGGGATGCAAGGAATGGGGTGGTCTCACTTGGGGGGATTCTGGAGAGAAACCGAAGTGCTGGGGAGGACAGTGACACAGATGTGGATGAGAGCAGGCCTCCAGTAAGGCCTGCTGAAGTCCATTTGGAAAGGGCCCAACCTTCTGAATTCATAGACAGTGATACTGATGTGGAAGAAGAACGGATCCCTGCAACACCTGCTGTAGTTCCTATGAAGAAGAGGCAAATCTTCCACAGAGTTAGTACAAAGAGTCTTCAGGAACCTGCTTTGGTACATCTACAGGAGAACCCAGCTGGTAGTGATACAGATGTGGAGGAAAGTGAGATCCAACCGGCAGTCCCTCTGGAGAGAAACCAAATTTCCATGGTGATTGACAGCAATACGGATGATGAGGAAGAAGTCTTAGCAGCACTCACTTTGGCACGTCTGAAAGAGAGCGGATCTGATACATGGAACAGAGGTACAGATGTGGAAGAGGACAGGGCCCAACCTGTGGCCCTTCTGGAGCAAAGCCAAACCTCTGCTGGGAGAGATAGTAAGACAGACATGGAGGAGGAGGGTCTCCCAATGGAAAACAGAAGAACTGTGCCCAAGTGTCATACAGACAAGGCATGCTCAGAAAAGAGGCAATTTCCTCTCCAAGACAATGATCTAGAGGTAGATAAGAGCTTACTTGAGGTCCACCTGGAGAGAAATCAAGCCTCTGCCACCATAGACATCACACAAGTGGAAGAGAAAGTCCTACCAGGACCAGCTGTTATACTTGTGGAGAAGCATCAGGTGCCTGTGGTATGGACAAATCAAACAAATGTGGAAGTAGAAGGGGACCAAGCAAAGCTGCCTGTGATGCACCTAGGGGAACCCCAGCCTCCTCTATCTGAGGACTGTGGGACAGATGTGGAGGAGGACACATCCTTAGCAGCCTCACTGGTGGCAGATACTGGAAAGCACCAGCTTCTAGCAGAAGGGGATGCTGGGACAGAATCGGCTGCACCAGTTCTTGAGCAGGAGAGAGTTCTTGAGGCGAGGGCCCAGGGGGATTCACTTGTATCACAGGTGGAGCAAGATCTTCTCCCTGTCTCAAAGGAGAACCTTATAGATCAGGTGGTGGACACAGGCACTTCAGGAGAAACCATCCaaccacagagagagggagcccaGACCCccacagaaaggaagagggaaccACATGTGGACAGGACCAAGAACTCTGGAGACAACCATGGTG ATTCTGAAGACCTGGACCTACAGGCTACCCAGTGTtttgtggagagagagaatcagagccCAGAAG TCCAGAACATGGAGGATGAAGCCACTCAGGCCTTCCTGGCTACTCTACCCCAAGAGTCTGGCCCTTCCTGTTACAGCTTCCAGGCCTCAG GTGCCCTGGATGAGCCGTGGGAAGTCTTGGCAACACAGCCATTCTGTCCAAGAGAGTCTGAGGCCCCTGAGCCCCAGCCCATTGCTGCCCACATTGATGCCCATGGATCTTGCCCCTCTACACCTAGGACAGCACCACAAGCCCAACATCCAGAGAGCCCAGTTCATGCAGAGCCACTGGGGATTCAAGGCAGAGGGATGCAGACTGTGGAGAAAGACATGGGTACACCAAGAGAAGCACCAGAGGAGGTGGCCCCTGAGAGAGGCCCATTGGACAGGGAAACCAAGAAGCTgccagcaggagagagagaagatgtgTTAGGAGAAGAGTTAACGAGAGGGATACAGGTGTTAGCTAGAGATAATCAGGAACAAGAGTCTGACCAAAAGGTGAAAAGTGCAAGTACTGAAAGGAACATGGAGAGTTTAAACATAGAAATTGAGGTACCCAGGGAAGcacaagagaaagagacagaaaagcagtCTATTGCAAgagaaatatttgagagagaagcagagaaaccagtactagagagagagggtgagccaAGTGGATTAGGCATGAAGGTACCAGAAGTAAAACTGGAGAGAGGCCCACAGAGAGGGGAGATAGAGAAAGGGAGCCAAGACCAGGAAGGGCAGGCCTCCAGTCTAACACCAGAGCCTAGTGCAGGGATGGGGGCCCAGCAGGGACTTGCTTCAGTCCCAGGAGCTTCTGGGAGCCAGTCAGGTGGAGCCCCGATGAGCCCCAGCAGGCAGGAGAGAG GCCACCTGACTTGCAAGGCACCACCTGCTGAGAAGGCCTCTGTG GGTGATCAGGAATCCGCAGATGCTCATCTGCCTGCTGCAGTGCCTGAAGCTTCAACCCCACACCACAACCCCCTCCTCTCTCAGAGTCAAAAACATCCTGTGTCTCagcccttcctttcttcctctccatcttctTTAGAGCCCATTCCCAGGACCAGACAAAATGGGAATCAGGAAGTTCCAGGGACTCCTTTATCCTCAGAGATGGAGCCTCTGTatccaaaatccagagtcaggcTCCGAGGGTCCTCCAGGAAGGCACTCTCTGCAATTTCTTCTTTAGCCCTTGAACCTCACTCAACCATCCCCACAGACCAGCCCCTCTGTCCTGAGCCCACATCTCGGGTCACTCGGGGCAGGACACGTAGGTCCTCTCTCAAGACCCCTGAACTCCTTGTCCCTGAAGTCCAGCCTTCCACCTCCAAAGACCAGTCTGTCACTGCTGAGCCCATATCTCAAGGCAGGACACGTAAATCTGTCAAGACTCCTGAACCAGTCGTCTCCACAGCCACTCAGAGCAGGGCACTTAGGTCTTCTGTCAAGACTCCCAAAGTAGACATCTCCACAACCCCTGCGCTCCAGCCTTCTACTTCCAAAGACCAGCCTGTCACCCCTGAGCCCACATCTCAGGTCACTTGGGGCAGGACACGTAGGTCCTCTGTCAAGATCCCTGAACCAACTGTCCCCACAGCCCCTGCACTCCAGCCTTCCACCTCTGAAGACCAGTCTGTCATCACTGAGCACACATCTGGGGGCACTCACAGCAGGACACGTAGGTCTTCTGTCAAGACTCCTGAGCCAATTGTCCCAACAGCTCCTGAAGTCCAGCCTACTATCTCCAAAGACCAGCCTGTCACCCCTGAGCCCACATCTCCGATCACTTGGGGCAGAACACGTAGGTCCTCTGTCAAGACCCCTGAACCAACTGTCCCCACAGCTCCTGAACTTCAGCCTTCTACCTCCAAAGACCATTCTGTCATCACTGAGCCCACATCAGGAGCCACTCACAGCAGGACACACAGGTCTTCTCTCAAGACTCCTAAGCCAACTGTCCCCACAGCCACTGAGCTCCAGCCTACCACCCACAAAGGCCAGCCTGTCACCCCCAAACGTATATCTCAGGGCAGGACACCTAAGTCTTCTAGCAAGACTCCCACATCAGTTGTCTCCACAGTCCCTGAGCTCCAGGCTTGCACCCCCACAGACCAGCCTGTCACCCCCAAACTTGCATTTCAGGCCACTCGGGGTAGGACACAAAGGTCCTCTATCAAAACCCCTGAAACAGTTGCCCCCACAGTGCCTGAACCCCAGCCTTCCATCTCCACAGATCAGCCTGTCACTCCTGAGCCCACATCTCGGGCCACTCGGGGCAGGACACATAGGTCCTTTGTCAAGATGCTCCAGCCAATTGAACCCACAGCCCCTGATCTTGAATCTGTCACCCCCACAGATCAACTGTTCTCCCCCAAGGTTCAGGGAAGTCAGGGTAAGATGCTAAGGTCTTCTACAATAAGTGCTGTGCCAGTTCTTACCACTCCTGAATTCCAGCCTTCTGTCCCCACAGACCAGCCTATTCCCCCTGAGCCCATCTCTCAAGCCAATTGCAGCAGGAGGCTGAGGGCCACTAGGAACCATAAGTCCCTTATAGCTCCCATTATCTGTGAGCCCTACTCTGCACTCCCTGAACCTAAATCTCGGTCCTCAAGGAACCAAAGACAAAGAGCAGTGAGAGCAGTTGAGTCCCTCAGGACCATTCCCAAGCCGGCCTTTGCCCAGCTTCCTGAAGCCCCCACTCATGCTACCCAGATCCACAAGTTGGAGGCAGCAGGCAGATCTGAGTTCACCCTGGGGCCCCAACCTAAGGCCTCTCAGAGCCACAAGAGGCCTTTGGCTACTGTGGATTCACCCCCACCTCAAAAACGGCACCAAAGAGGAGAAGTCACCCAGGAGACAGTGTTCctcaaggaggaggaagaagatccAATGGAGAGACcaagggaggaggag GATGTAGTGGTTCCAGGACcaggcaagagaaagagagaccaagcAGAGGAGGAGCCCAAGGGAATCCCAAGCCGCAGTCTTAGACGAACCAAACCTAACCAAGAGTCCACAGCCCCCAAA GTTCTCTTCACAGGAGTGGTGGATGCCCGTGGTGAGCGGGTAGTGCTGGCCCTCGGGGGGAGTCTGGCCAGCTCAGTGGCAGAGGCTTCCCACTTGGTGACTGATCGAGTCCGCCGTACGGTCAAGTTCCTGTGTGCCCTGGGGCGGGGGATTCCCATCCTCTCCTTGGATTGGCTTCACCAG TCCCGCAAGGCTGGTTGCTTTTTGCCCCCGGATGAATATGTGGTGACTGATCCTGAGCAGGAGAAGAACTTTGGCTTCAGCCTTCGAGATGCCCTGAGCCGGGCTCGAAAGCAAAGGTTGCTGGAG ggCTATGAGATCCATGTGACTCCAGGAGTCCAGCCACCACCACCTCAGATGGGAGAGATCATCAGCTGCTGTGGAGGCACTGTACTACCCAGCATGCCCCGGTCTTATAAG CCTCAGAGAGTTGTGATTACATGCTCCCAGGACTTCCCTCGATGCTCTATTCCGTTTCGGATTGGGCTGCCCATCCTCTCACCTGAGTTCCTGCTAACAGGAGTGCTAAAGCAGGAAGCCAAGCCAGAGGCGTTCATCTTCTCCACTTTGGAAATGTCATCCTCCTGA
- the MDC1 gene encoding mediator of DNA damage checkpoint protein 1 isoform X9: protein MEDTQAINWEVEEEEETERPSEALGRGLEPVGRLHIFSSAHGPEKDFPLYLGKNMVGRMPDCSVTLPFSSISKQHAVIEILAWDKAPVLQDCGSLNGTQVLRPPKVLSPGVSHRLRDQELILFADLPCQYHRLNVPLPFVSRGPLTVEETPRVQGGTQPQGLLLAEDSEEEVDSPSERCVVKEPRTSPLAAVVPESDEEGPSPAPDGPGPPFAFNLDSDTDEEESQHSAAGEASLSARRGSTAETEQLKAMTPATQLGKDQCSVKERNNNTKVERDARNGVVSLGGILERNRSAGEDSDTDVDESRPPVRPAEVHLERAQPSEFIDSDTDVEEERIPATPAVVPMKKRQIFHRVSTKSLQEPALVHLQENPAGSDTDVEESEIQPAVPLERNQISMVIDSNTDDEEEVLAALTLARLKESGSDTWNRGTDVEEDRAQPVALLEQSQTSAGRDSKTDMEEEGLPMENRRTVPKCHTDKACSEKRQFPLQDNDLEVDKSLLEVHLERNQASATIDITQVEEKVLPGPAVILVEKHQVPVVWTNQTNVEVEGDQAKLPVMHLGEPQPPLSEDCGTDVEEDTSLAASLVADTGKHQLLAEGDAGTESAAPVLEQERVLEARAQGDSLVSQVEQDLLPVSKENLIDQVVDTGTSGETIQPQREGAQTPTERKREPHVDRTKNSGDNHGDSEDLDLQATQCFVERENQSPEAVQNMEDEATQAFLATLPQESGPSCYSFQASGHLTCKAPPAEKASVGDQESADAHLPAAVPEASTPHHNPLLSQSQKHPVSQPFLSSSPSSLEPIPRTRQNGNQEVPGTPLSSEMEPLYPKSRVRLRGSSRKALSAISSLALEPHSTIPTDQPLCPEPTSRVTRGRTRRSSLKTPELLVPEVQPSTSKDQSVTAEPISQGRTRKSVKTPEPVVSTATQSRALRSSVKTPKVDISTTPALQPSTSKDQPVTPEPTSQVTWGRTRRSSVKIPEPTVPTAPALQPSTSEDQSVITEHTSGGTHSRTRRSSVKTPEPIVPTAPEVQPTISKDQPVTPEPTSPITWGRTRRSSVKTPEPTVPTAPELQPSTSKDHSVITEPTSGATHSRTHRSSLKTPKPTVPTATELQPTTHKGQPVTPKRISQGRTPKSSSKTPTSVVSTVPELQACTPTDQPVTPKLAFQATRGRTQRSSIKTPETVAPTVPEPQPSISTDQPVTPEPTSRATRGRTHRSFVKMLQPIEPTAPDLESVTPTDQLFSPKVQGSQGKMLRSSTISAVPVLTTPEFQPSVPTDQPIPPEPISQANCSRRLRATRNHKSLIAPIICEPYSALPEPKSRSSRNQRQRAVRAVESLRTIPKPAFAQLPEAPTHATQIHKLEAAGRSEFTLGPQPKASQSHKRPLATVDSPPPQKRHQRGEVTQETVFLKEEEEDPMERPREEEVLFTGVVDARGERVVLALGGSLASSVAEASHLVTDRVRRTVKFLCALGRGIPILSLDWLHQSRKAGCFLPPDEYVVTDPEQEKNFGFSLRDALSRARKQRLLEGYEIHVTPGVQPPPPQMGEIISCCGGTVLPSMPRSYKPQRVVITCSQDFPRCSIPFRIGLPILSPEFLLTGVLKQEAKPEAFIFSTLEMSSS, encoded by the exons ATGGAGGACACCCAGGCTATCAACTGGGAGgttgaagaagaggaggagacagagagacccAGTGAAGCCTTGGGGCGTGGCTTAGAGCCTGTAGGGCGGTTGCATATCTTCAGTAGTGCCCATGGACCAGAAAAAG ATTTTCCCCTGTATCTTGGGAAGAATATGGTAGGCCGAATGCCTGATTGCTCTGTGACCCTGCCCTTTTCATCCATCTCCAAACAACATGCAGTCATTGAAATCTTGGCCTGGGACAAGGCACCTGTCCTCCAAGATTGTGGCAGCCTCAATGGTACTCAAGTCCTAAGGCCTCCTAAGGTCCTAAGCCCAGGGGTGAGTCATCGGCTGAGGGACCAGGAGTTGATTCTCTTTGCTGACTTGCCCTGCCAGTACCATCGCCTGAATGTCCCCCTGCCCTTTGTTTCCCGGGGCCCTCTAACTGTAGAAGAGACACCCAGGGTACAGGGAGGAACTCAACCCCAGGGGCTCCTGTTGGCTGAGGACTCGGAGGAGGAAGTAG ATTCTCCTTCTGAAAGGTGTGTGGTGAAAGAACCAAGGACCTCCCCTTTGGCAGCAGTAGTTCCAGAGAG TGATGAAGAGGGGCCTTCTCCTGCCCCAGATGGCCCTGGGCCACCTTTTGCCTTCAACCTGGACAGTGACACAGATGAGGAAGAAAGTCAGCATTCAGCAGCGGGAGAGGCCTCCTTATCTGCCAGAAGAGGCTCCACTGCAGAAACAGAACAGCTGAAAGCTATGACACCTGCAACCCAGCTTGGAAAGGATCAGTGTTCAGTGAAGGAGAGGAACAATAACACAAAAGTTGAGAGGGATGCAAGGAATGGGGTGGTCTCACTTGGGGGGATTCTGGAGAGAAACCGAAGTGCTGGGGAGGACAGTGACACAGATGTGGATGAGAGCAGGCCTCCAGTAAGGCCTGCTGAAGTCCATTTGGAAAGGGCCCAACCTTCTGAATTCATAGACAGTGATACTGATGTGGAAGAAGAACGGATCCCTGCAACACCTGCTGTAGTTCCTATGAAGAAGAGGCAAATCTTCCACAGAGTTAGTACAAAGAGTCTTCAGGAACCTGCTTTGGTACATCTACAGGAGAACCCAGCTGGTAGTGATACAGATGTGGAGGAAAGTGAGATCCAACCGGCAGTCCCTCTGGAGAGAAACCAAATTTCCATGGTGATTGACAGCAATACGGATGATGAGGAAGAAGTCTTAGCAGCACTCACTTTGGCACGTCTGAAAGAGAGCGGATCTGATACATGGAACAGAGGTACAGATGTGGAAGAGGACAGGGCCCAACCTGTGGCCCTTCTGGAGCAAAGCCAAACCTCTGCTGGGAGAGATAGTAAGACAGACATGGAGGAGGAGGGTCTCCCAATGGAAAACAGAAGAACTGTGCCCAAGTGTCATACAGACAAGGCATGCTCAGAAAAGAGGCAATTTCCTCTCCAAGACAATGATCTAGAGGTAGATAAGAGCTTACTTGAGGTCCACCTGGAGAGAAATCAAGCCTCTGCCACCATAGACATCACACAAGTGGAAGAGAAAGTCCTACCAGGACCAGCTGTTATACTTGTGGAGAAGCATCAGGTGCCTGTGGTATGGACAAATCAAACAAATGTGGAAGTAGAAGGGGACCAAGCAAAGCTGCCTGTGATGCACCTAGGGGAACCCCAGCCTCCTCTATCTGAGGACTGTGGGACAGATGTGGAGGAGGACACATCCTTAGCAGCCTCACTGGTGGCAGATACTGGAAAGCACCAGCTTCTAGCAGAAGGGGATGCTGGGACAGAATCGGCTGCACCAGTTCTTGAGCAGGAGAGAGTTCTTGAGGCGAGGGCCCAGGGGGATTCACTTGTATCACAGGTGGAGCAAGATCTTCTCCCTGTCTCAAAGGAGAACCTTATAGATCAGGTGGTGGACACAGGCACTTCAGGAGAAACCATCCaaccacagagagagggagcccaGACCCccacagaaaggaagagggaaccACATGTGGACAGGACCAAGAACTCTGGAGACAACCATGGTG ATTCTGAAGACCTGGACCTACAGGCTACCCAGTGTtttgtggagagagagaatcagagccCAGAAG CAGTCCAGAACATGGAGGATGAAGCCACTCAGGCCTTCCTGGCTACTCTACCCCAAGAGTCTGGCCCTTCCTGTTACAGCTTCCAGGCCTCAG GCCACCTGACTTGCAAGGCACCACCTGCTGAGAAGGCCTCTGTG GGTGATCAGGAATCCGCAGATGCTCATCTGCCTGCTGCAGTGCCTGAAGCTTCAACCCCACACCACAACCCCCTCCTCTCTCAGAGTCAAAAACATCCTGTGTCTCagcccttcctttcttcctctccatcttctTTAGAGCCCATTCCCAGGACCAGACAAAATGGGAATCAGGAAGTTCCAGGGACTCCTTTATCCTCAGAGATGGAGCCTCTGTatccaaaatccagagtcaggcTCCGAGGGTCCTCCAGGAAGGCACTCTCTGCAATTTCTTCTTTAGCCCTTGAACCTCACTCAACCATCCCCACAGACCAGCCCCTCTGTCCTGAGCCCACATCTCGGGTCACTCGGGGCAGGACACGTAGGTCCTCTCTCAAGACCCCTGAACTCCTTGTCCCTGAAGTCCAGCCTTCCACCTCCAAAGACCAGTCTGTCACTGCTGAGCCCATATCTCAAGGCAGGACACGTAAATCTGTCAAGACTCCTGAACCAGTCGTCTCCACAGCCACTCAGAGCAGGGCACTTAGGTCTTCTGTCAAGACTCCCAAAGTAGACATCTCCACAACCCCTGCGCTCCAGCCTTCTACTTCCAAAGACCAGCCTGTCACCCCTGAGCCCACATCTCAGGTCACTTGGGGCAGGACACGTAGGTCCTCTGTCAAGATCCCTGAACCAACTGTCCCCACAGCCCCTGCACTCCAGCCTTCCACCTCTGAAGACCAGTCTGTCATCACTGAGCACACATCTGGGGGCACTCACAGCAGGACACGTAGGTCTTCTGTCAAGACTCCTGAGCCAATTGTCCCAACAGCTCCTGAAGTCCAGCCTACTATCTCCAAAGACCAGCCTGTCACCCCTGAGCCCACATCTCCGATCACTTGGGGCAGAACACGTAGGTCCTCTGTCAAGACCCCTGAACCAACTGTCCCCACAGCTCCTGAACTTCAGCCTTCTACCTCCAAAGACCATTCTGTCATCACTGAGCCCACATCAGGAGCCACTCACAGCAGGACACACAGGTCTTCTCTCAAGACTCCTAAGCCAACTGTCCCCACAGCCACTGAGCTCCAGCCTACCACCCACAAAGGCCAGCCTGTCACCCCCAAACGTATATCTCAGGGCAGGACACCTAAGTCTTCTAGCAAGACTCCCACATCAGTTGTCTCCACAGTCCCTGAGCTCCAGGCTTGCACCCCCACAGACCAGCCTGTCACCCCCAAACTTGCATTTCAGGCCACTCGGGGTAGGACACAAAGGTCCTCTATCAAAACCCCTGAAACAGTTGCCCCCACAGTGCCTGAACCCCAGCCTTCCATCTCCACAGATCAGCCTGTCACTCCTGAGCCCACATCTCGGGCCACTCGGGGCAGGACACATAGGTCCTTTGTCAAGATGCTCCAGCCAATTGAACCCACAGCCCCTGATCTTGAATCTGTCACCCCCACAGATCAACTGTTCTCCCCCAAGGTTCAGGGAAGTCAGGGTAAGATGCTAAGGTCTTCTACAATAAGTGCTGTGCCAGTTCTTACCACTCCTGAATTCCAGCCTTCTGTCCCCACAGACCAGCCTATTCCCCCTGAGCCCATCTCTCAAGCCAATTGCAGCAGGAGGCTGAGGGCCACTAGGAACCATAAGTCCCTTATAGCTCCCATTATCTGTGAGCCCTACTCTGCACTCCCTGAACCTAAATCTCGGTCCTCAAGGAACCAAAGACAAAGAGCAGTGAGAGCAGTTGAGTCCCTCAGGACCATTCCCAAGCCGGCCTTTGCCCAGCTTCCTGAAGCCCCCACTCATGCTACCCAGATCCACAAGTTGGAGGCAGCAGGCAGATCTGAGTTCACCCTGGGGCCCCAACCTAAGGCCTCTCAGAGCCACAAGAGGCCTTTGGCTACTGTGGATTCACCCCCACCTCAAAAACGGCACCAAAGAGGAGAAGTCACCCAGGAGACAGTGTTCctcaaggaggaggaagaagatccAATGGAGAGACcaagggaggaggag GTTCTCTTCACAGGAGTGGTGGATGCCCGTGGTGAGCGGGTAGTGCTGGCCCTCGGGGGGAGTCTGGCCAGCTCAGTGGCAGAGGCTTCCCACTTGGTGACTGATCGAGTCCGCCGTACGGTCAAGTTCCTGTGTGCCCTGGGGCGGGGGATTCCCATCCTCTCCTTGGATTGGCTTCACCAG TCCCGCAAGGCTGGTTGCTTTTTGCCCCCGGATGAATATGTGGTGACTGATCCTGAGCAGGAGAAGAACTTTGGCTTCAGCCTTCGAGATGCCCTGAGCCGGGCTCGAAAGCAAAGGTTGCTGGAG ggCTATGAGATCCATGTGACTCCAGGAGTCCAGCCACCACCACCTCAGATGGGAGAGATCATCAGCTGCTGTGGAGGCACTGTACTACCCAGCATGCCCCGGTCTTATAAG CCTCAGAGAGTTGTGATTACATGCTCCCAGGACTTCCCTCGATGCTCTATTCCGTTTCGGATTGGGCTGCCCATCCTCTCACCTGAGTTCCTGCTAACAGGAGTGCTAAAGCAGGAAGCCAAGCCAGAGGCGTTCATCTTCTCCACTTTGGAAATGTCATCCTCCTGA